The sequence AGGTTCTTGCCGATGTCGTGAACGTCACCCTTGACCGTGGCCAGGACAATCGAACCCTTGCCGGTTTCGCCCGTCCGGTCCATGTGCGGCTCGAGATGGGCGACCGCGGCCTTCATCGTTTCCGCCGACTGGAGCACGAAGGGCAACTGCATCTGCCCGGAGCCAAACAGGTCGCCGACGACCTTCATGCCCGGCAGAAGAATCTCGTTGATGATCTCGAGCGGCTGGTGCGTCGCCCGGGCCTCGTCAAGATCGGTTTCCAGCCCCTTGCGGTCACCGTCAATCACTCTCTGCTTCAGCCGCTCCTCGACCGTGGTCGGGCGAGCGACGGCTTCCTGCTCCTCCGCTCGCTCACCGGTCAGGCGGCTGATCAGATCGGCCAGCGGATCGTAGCCAGGAGCGCGCTCGTCAAAAATCAGCTTCCGGGCGATCTCCCGAAACGCCTCGTCGATCTTGAAGAGCGGCTCGATCCCGGCGGCGTGAACGATGGCCGCGTCCAGCCCGGCCTCGCGAGCGTAATGCAGAAACACGCTGTTGAGCACGTGCCGGACCGCAGGCTTGACCCCGAAGCTGATGTTGCTGACCCCCAGGAGAATGTGGCACTCGGGCATCTCCCGCTTGATCCGGCGAATAGCCTCGAGCGTCTCCAGGCCCAGCCGGCGGTCGTCGTCGTTGCCCGTGCAGATGGTGAAAGTCAGCGGATCGAAGAGAATGTCGCTCGGCCTCATGCCGTACTTGCTGACCGCCAGGTCATACAGCCGGCGGGCGATGGCCACCTTCCGCTCGCAGGTCTTGGCCATGCCCTCCTCGTCGATCGTCAAGGCCACCACCGCAGCCCCATACTTGCGGCACAGCGGCAGAACCTGGGCACAGCGATGCTCACCATCCTCGAGGTTGATGCTGTTCACCACGCACTTGCCGCCGGCTAGCTTCAGGGCGGTCTCGATCACCGCCGTCTCCGTCGAGTCGATCATCAGAGGAACCTGGACCTCGGTGGCGAAACGGCTGATCAGCCGGCTCATGTCCGCGTTCTCGTCCCGGCCGACGTAGGCGGCGCACACGTCGATCATGTGGCAGCCGCTCCTGACCTGGTCGCGGGCCATCTGGACCATGCCTTCGATGTCCTCCGCCGCGAGAAGCTCACGGAACTTCTTGGACCCGTTGGCATTGGTCCGCTCGCCCACGATCAGGAAGCTGTTGTCTTGCCGGAAGGCAATCGATTGATACAGGCTGGATGCACCAGGCTCGAAACGCGGCTCACGCTTGACCGGAGGCCGATGACCGATGGCCTTCACGACCGCGGCCAGATGCTCGGGCGTCGTACCGCAGCAACCGCCAACCAGGTTCACCCCATCGGCCTCGACAAACTCCTTAAGCCAGCGGGCCAGCTCCTCCGGGGTCAGCGGATACACCGGCTTGCCGCCGACCACCTGGGGCAGACCGGCGTTGGGCACCACACTCAGCTTCCGCGTGCAGTATTCGCTCAGATAGCGTATGTGCTCGCTCATCTCCTGCGGACCCGTGGCGCAGTTCAGGCCGATGACCTCGATCTGAGGATAAGCCTCGAGCGTGGTCACCGCCGCGGCGATGTCGGTGCCCACCAGCATGGTGCCAGTCGTCTCGATCGTGATCTGGACCATGATCGGCACCCGCCGCCCGCACTCCCCGAATACCTGCTCGGCGGCGGCCAGACCGGCTTTGACCTGAAGGATGTCCTGGCTGGTCTCGAACAACAACGCGTCCACGCCACCCTCCATCAGGCCGCGGATCTGCTCGGCGTAGCTGTCCTGGAGAATGTCAAACGTGGTCTGCCGGAGCGAAACCAGCTTCGTGCCCGGACCCATCGAACCGATCGCGAAACGGGGATGACCGGATGTACCACAACGCCGGCATGCGTCCCGGGCAATCTCGGCTGCCAGACGATTCAGCTCCCGGGTCCGGTCCGCCAGACCAAACTCGGCCAGCACGATCCTGTTACTGCCGAAACTGTTCGTCTCGACGGCGTCGCATCCAACCTCCAGAAAACGGCGGTGAATCTCACCAACAACGTCCGGCCGGGTCTGACAGAGGATCTCGGTACAGTTCTCGTGGTTCCGATAATCGGACAGCGGCAGATCGTACCCATGCACGCTCGTACCCATGGCCCCGTCAAGGAAGACCACACGCTGGCTCAGCAAGTCGAGGAACTCGGATCGCATGCACACTCCAATGGCCGGTCGCCAAAGTCGAGTATAGTAGTGCCTGTAAGCGTATCGGACAATCGGCCCGGCGGGCCCGGCTGTTTCACCTGCCGTCGAACCTCCCCGAGAGGCCTTCCGGGTATAATGGCGACGTCAACGACAGAGTCGCGATGGACCCCTGGCAGGCTGTCCATCCAACGGCGTGGAGTGTGGAACGTGACTCGAACGTGGGTCATCATCATGACCATGGTGCTCGCACCCGGGTGCACACCGGCCCGAGGTGAATGGACCACCCTCCTCTACGGCGACCACGCCTTCGTCGCGAACTCGGAGACACTCTTTGCCCCTGAATCCAGTGGAGTGGTCGCCAGCCGCACGAATCCCTGCGTCTACTGGACTCACAACGACGCCGGGTCGGCACAACCCCTGGTCTGGGCATTCCGCCTCGCTCCCGAAGATAAGGCCGCCCGCATCGCCAAACACCTCGGACGCGTCGAACTGACCAGAGCCAGTAATCACGACTGGGAAGACATCGCCAGCGGACCCGACGGAACCATCTACATCTTCGATGGCGGCGACAACCCACCCTGTGAACGAAGCGAAAAGCAAATCCACCGTTTCACCGAGCCGACCATCGACCCGGCCGGCTCGCCCATCACCATGACCTGTGCCTTCGACTCGCTGCGCTTCGAGTATCCGAGTTCCGCTGCCCCCTCACTCCCCGCCGAAACGGACACCGATCGCTACGACGCCGAATGCCTCATGGTGCATCCCACCACCGGAGATATCTACATCGTCACCAAGCGAACCACGGACAAACGCGACATCGCCCTGGTCTTCAAGCTGCCGGCCGCATCCATCGCCTGGAATAGCTCCAAAAACCATGTCCTCCAGTACCTGGCCGACCTGACACCCAAGGTGTCCAGCATCTTCACCACGATGGTCACGGGCGGCGACATCCATGCCGACGGCGGGCGGCTCATCATCCGTACCTACGCCTTCGCCTACGAGTTTGTCCTGCCGCCCAGCCAACCCTTCGACGCCATCTTCCAGCAAACACCGGAAACCTACAGCCTGCTCAGCGAGCTTCTGCCCGAGACTCTCCAGGGCGAGGCCATCTGCTACGGCTACTGCGACGGAAGCCTCATCACCACAACCGAGGCATCCGGCCAGTCCGTCTTCCGAATCTTCGCCACGAACTGGCTGATGGCTAACCTCCGAGCCGAAGCCATCACCAACACCACCGCTCGAATCTGCTGGGAAACCCCCCAGGCATACCCCTCCTCGGTGGACTATGGCACCACGACCTCCTATGGATCCACACTGACCGATCCAAACCCCCGCACCAACCACGCCCTAACCTTGACCGGACTTGCCACCGACCAGACCTACTACTACCGGGGACGGTCCGATTCACTCACCTACCCAGCCGCCCATCAGGCGAACGCCTACGCGTTCCGCGCTCGCCTCCTCGTCCAAGCCGACTTCGATCACGACGGAGACGTCGATCTGGACGACTTCGCCCACCTCCAGCGATGCCTCGAGGGACCGACCGTCATTCCCCAAGACCCGGACTGCAGCGACGCCAGGATGGACGGAGACGACGACGTGGATGCCGCCGACAGCCTGCTCCTCCGAGCCTGTCTCAGCGGCACAAACATCCCACCCGAACCGAATTGCCTCCACGAATAGTCATAACCTATTGTCAGAAAAGAAAATATAGAACCACGACCGCGGCGGCAGTTCGCCCCTAACGCCGATTGTTAACGGGTGTCAATATTCATGAGACGAGAAATATGCTGCGAGAGCAAACCACCTGGCCCGCCAAGAAAGGGTCCCGACCATGTTGGAACGTATTCCAGCCGTCGTTGTTGTCTGTGCCGTGGCCGTAGCCTGCATCCTCGTCAGCGGGAAAATGTGTCCGTCCCGGCCGGATGTGCCTCTGGTCCCAACCGGACTACCCCTGCCAACACTCGAGCCGCCAAGACCACGGCCGGCATCCACCCCGACACCCGCCCTCGCCGCTCAACCCGCCGGGCATGAAACCGGATCGGCCCTCGTCCCCCGAACAACGACCTCGCAACCAACCGTCTCCCATCCGCATCACCCCACCGTCCCCTCAACAGCGACACCGAGCACCCAGCCGGTATCCCGAATCGGCGCGGCCCTCTACGTACGCGACAGAACCGGACGTCCCACCGCCGACCCGATCTGACCGCCTTCGCATGCAGCGGCTCACCCGACGAGACCCGGCCCTCCTGCTTCCTCCACCAGCCCCCTCGCGCCGCCCTTCCCGCCGGTTGAGCCCGCACAGGACGGCCGAGCCCGTCAACAGCAGTCGCGCCGGCGGTTCGCCGCAACGGAAGGCCATTGACGCCGCTTGCATCATCCATCGGCCGTCGTACCATGACTCCTGCCGTGCGGAGCCTTCTCGGTGCGAAGTGTGCGCCGGGTGGCCGATCCCATCCGTGACGGCAGGGGATACCCATGGCCATGGACCGCTCACAATCGCGTCGCGCGTTCCTCCGCGGATCACTGGGCGCATGCGCCGCCTCGCTGCTCGATCGTGAACTCCTGGCCACCGACAGCAGGCCGAATGCCGCGAAGGAACTCGGCTTCCCGCTGGTCGATTTCCACGTTCATCTGGACAACAGCACCATCGGCCAGGTGCTCCCGCTCGCGCGCGAGCGGAAGGTGAAGTTCGGCATCGTCGAGCATGCCGGCACCAGGGAAAACGTCTATCCCGTGGTACTGAGCAACGACGACGAGTTGCGGGCGTACGTGAACAGGCTCGAGGGCAAGGACCTCTACAAAGGGGTTCAGACCGAATGGACCGACTGGATTCAGTGCTTCTCCCGCAAAACGCTGGCACTGCTCGACTACGTGCTCACCGACGCCATGACCTTCCCCGGCAAGGACGGTAAACGAGTCAAGCTGTGGGAGAAGCAAGCCGAGGAGCGCGTGGACATGGGCAACCACCAGGTCTTCATGGACCGCCTTGTCGATTGGAACGTCCAGATCATCAACCGGCAGCCGATCGACATCCTGGCCAATGTGTCCTGGCTGCCCGCACCCCTGGCCAACGACTATGACAGGCTTTGGACCGACGCCCGTGTCACCAAGGTCATCGACGCCGCGGTGAAGCACCGGGTCGCAATCGAGATCAGTTCGAGCTTTAGACTGCCCAGACTCCGATTCCTCAGGATCGCCAAGG comes from Phycisphaerae bacterium and encodes:
- the metH gene encoding methionine synthase, whose translation is MRSEFLDLLSQRVVFLDGAMGTSVHGYDLPLSDYRNHENCTEILCQTRPDVVGEIHRRFLEVGCDAVETNSFGSNRIVLAEFGLADRTRELNRLAAEIARDACRRCGTSGHPRFAIGSMGPGTKLVSLRQTTFDILQDSYAEQIRGLMEGGVDALLFETSQDILQVKAGLAAAEQVFGECGRRVPIMVQITIETTGTMLVGTDIAAAVTTLEAYPQIEVIGLNCATGPQEMSEHIRYLSEYCTRKLSVVPNAGLPQVVGGKPVYPLTPEELARWLKEFVEADGVNLVGGCCGTTPEHLAAVVKAIGHRPPVKREPRFEPGASSLYQSIAFRQDNSFLIVGERTNANGSKKFRELLAAEDIEGMVQMARDQVRSGCHMIDVCAAYVGRDENADMSRLISRFATEVQVPLMIDSTETAVIETALKLAGGKCVVNSINLEDGEHRCAQVLPLCRKYGAAVVALTIDEEGMAKTCERKVAIARRLYDLAVSKYGMRPSDILFDPLTFTICTGNDDDRRLGLETLEAIRRIKREMPECHILLGVSNISFGVKPAVRHVLNSVFLHYAREAGLDAAIVHAAGIEPLFKIDEAFREIARKLIFDERAPGYDPLADLISRLTGERAEEQEAVARPTTVEERLKQRVIDGDRKGLETDLDEARATHQPLEIINEILLPGMKVVGDLFGSGQMQLPFVLQSAETMKAAVAHLEPHMDRTGETGKGSIVLATVKGDVHDIGKNLVDILLTNNGYTVYNLGIKQPIDAIVHAWQEKRADVIGMSGLLVKSTVVMRDNLLVLNERGVAPPVILGGAALTRKYVEQDLRPLYKGPLFYARDAFAGMDLMAKICGGRLPELMAGVRLVDTAEMSEADVEAVHLRAVAVGGVTSALETLIEVPARSGVSASVPIPKPPFWGRRVIEKVPLKAVLAYLNEVMLFQVQWDYRRKGRSQDEFDRYIDAEVRPIYRDLVARCEQEAILEPKAIYGYWPCQSEGNGLRVYDPEDRERLIARFDFPRQKRAPFWCLSDFWRPKSSGEFDVVALSIVTAGRRAGEVARQWFSEDRYRDYLHLHGLSVETAEALAEYIHKQVRMELGIAGRDAREVRRIFQQGYQGSRFSFGYPACPSLEDQAHLWPLLGPKDIGITLSEEFQLDPEQSTSAVIAHHPEARYFKA